The Pan troglodytes isolate AG18354 chromosome 8, NHGRI_mPanTro3-v2.0_pri, whole genome shotgun sequence genome window below encodes:
- the EIF4EBP2 gene encoding eukaryotic translation initiation factor 4E-binding protein 2, translated as MSSSAGSGHQPSQSRAIPTRTVAISDAAQLPHDYCTTPGGTLFSTTPGGTRIIYDRKFLLDRRNSPMAQTPPCHLPNIPGVTSPGTLIEDSKVEVNNLNNLNNHDRKHAVGDDAQFEMDI; from the exons ATGTCCTCGTCAGCCGGCAGCGGCCACCAGCCCAGCCAGAGCCGCGCCATCCCCACCCGCACCGTGGCCATCAGCGACGCCGCGCAGCTACCTCATGACTATTGCACCACGCCCGGGGGGACGCTCTTCTCCACCACACCGGGAG GAACTCGAATCATTTATGACAGAAAGTTTCTGTTGGATCGTCGCAATTCTCCCATGGCTCAGACCCCACCCTGCCATCTGCCCAATATCCCAGGAGTCACTAGCCCTGGCACCTTAATTGAAGACTCCAAAGTAGAAGTAAACAATTTGAACAACTTGAACAATCACGACAGGAAACATGCAGTTG GGGATGATGCTCAGTTCGAGATGGACATCTGA
- the NODAL gene encoding nodal homolog isoform X1, whose protein sequence is MHAHCLPFLLHAWWALLQAGAATVATALLRTRGQPSSPSPLAYMLSLYRDPLPRADIIRSLQAQDVEVDGQNWTFAFDFSFLSQQEDLAWAELRLQLSSPVDLPTEGSLAIEIFHQPKPNTEQASDSCLERFQMDLFTVTLSQVTFSLGSMVLEVTRPLSKWLKRPGALEKQMSRVAGECWPRPPTPPATNVLLMLYSNLSQEQRWLGGSTLLWEAESSWRAQEGQLSWEWGKRHRRHHLPDRSQLCRKVKFQVDFNLIGWGSWIIYPKQYNAYRCEGECPNPVGEEFHPTNHAYIQSLLKRYQPHRVPSTCCAPVKTKPLSMLYVDNGRVLLDHHKDMIVEECGCL, encoded by the exons ATGCACGCCCACTGCCTGCCCTTCCTCTTGCACGCCTGGTGGGCCCTACTCCAGGCGGGTGCTGCGACGGTGGCCACTGCGCTCCTGCGTACGCGGGGGCAGCCCTCGTCGCCATCCCCTCTGGCGTACATGCTGAGCCTCTACCGCGACCCGCTGCCGAGGGCAGACATCATCCGCAGCCTACAGGCACAAG ATGTGGAGGTGGATGGACAGAACTGGACGTTTGCTTTTGACTTCTCCTTCCTGAGCCAACAAGAGGATCTGGCATGGGCTGAGCTCCGGCTGCAGCTGTCCAGCCCCGTGGACCTCCCCACTGAGGGCTCACTTGCCATTGAGATTTTCCACCAGCCAAAGCCCAACACAGAGCAGGCTTCAGACAGCTGCTTAGAGCGGTTTCAGATGGACCTATTCACTGTCACTTTGTCCCAGGTCACCTTTTCCTTGGGCAGCATGGTTTTGGAGGTGACCAGGCCTCTCTCCAAGTGGCTGAAGCGCCCTGGGGCCCTGGAGAAGCAGATGTCCAGGGTAGCTGGAGAGTGCTGGCCGCGGCCCCCCACACCGCCTGCCACCAATGTGCTCCTTATGCTCTACTCCAACCTCTCGCAGGAGCAGAGGTGGCTGGGTGGGTCCACCTTGCTGTGGGAAGCTGAGAGCTCCTGGCGGGCCCAGGAGGGACAGCTGTCCTGGGAGTGGGGCAAGAGGCACCGTCGACATCACTTGCCAGACAGAAGTCAACTGTGTCGGAAGGTCAAGTTCCAGGTGGACTTCAACCTGATCGGATGGGGCTCCTGGATCATCTACCCCAAGCAGTACAACGCCTATCGCTGCGAGGGCGAGTGTCCTAATCCTGTCGGGGAGGAGTTTCATCCGACCAACCATGCATACATCCAG AGTTTGCTGAAACGTTACCAGCCCCACCGAGTCCCTTCCACTTGCTGTGCCCCAGTGAAGACCAAGCCGCTGAGCATGCTGTATGTGGATAATGGCAGAGTGCTCCTAGATCACCATAAAGACATGATCGTGGAAGAATGTGGGTGCCTCTGA
- the NODAL gene encoding nodal homolog isoform X2: MDLFTVTLSQVTFSLGSMVLEVTRPLSKWLKRPGALEKQMSRVAGECWPRPPTPPATNVLLMLYSNLSQEQRWLGGSTLLWEAESSWRAQEGQLSWEWGKRHRRHHLPDRSQLCRKVKFQVDFNLIGWGSWIIYPKQYNAYRCEGECPNPVGEEFHPTNHAYIQSLLKRYQPHRVPSTCCAPVKTKPLSMLYVDNGRVLLDHHKDMIVEECGCL; the protein is encoded by the exons ATGGACCTATTCACTGTCACTTTGTCCCAGGTCACCTTTTCCTTGGGCAGCATGGTTTTGGAGGTGACCAGGCCTCTCTCCAAGTGGCTGAAGCGCCCTGGGGCCCTGGAGAAGCAGATGTCCAGGGTAGCTGGAGAGTGCTGGCCGCGGCCCCCCACACCGCCTGCCACCAATGTGCTCCTTATGCTCTACTCCAACCTCTCGCAGGAGCAGAGGTGGCTGGGTGGGTCCACCTTGCTGTGGGAAGCTGAGAGCTCCTGGCGGGCCCAGGAGGGACAGCTGTCCTGGGAGTGGGGCAAGAGGCACCGTCGACATCACTTGCCAGACAGAAGTCAACTGTGTCGGAAGGTCAAGTTCCAGGTGGACTTCAACCTGATCGGATGGGGCTCCTGGATCATCTACCCCAAGCAGTACAACGCCTATCGCTGCGAGGGCGAGTGTCCTAATCCTGTCGGGGAGGAGTTTCATCCGACCAACCATGCATACATCCAG AGTTTGCTGAAACGTTACCAGCCCCACCGAGTCCCTTCCACTTGCTGTGCCCCAGTGAAGACCAAGCCGCTGAGCATGCTGTATGTGGATAATGGCAGAGTGCTCCTAGATCACCATAAAGACATGATCGTGGAAGAATGTGGGTGCCTCTGA